One genomic region from Equus caballus isolate H_3958 breed thoroughbred chromosome 4, TB-T2T, whole genome shotgun sequence encodes:
- the KBTBD2 gene encoding kelch repeat and BTB domain-containing protein 2 produces the protein MSTQDERQINTEYAVSLLEQLKLFYEQQLFTDIVLIVEGTEFPCHKMVLATCSSYFRAMFMSGLSESKQTHVHLRNVDAATLQIIITYAYTGNLAMNDSTVEQLYETACFLQVEDVLQRCREYLIKKINAENCVRLLSFADLFSCEELKQSAKRMVEHKFTAVYHQEAFMQLSHDLLIDILSSDNLNVEKEETVREAAMLWLEYNTESRSQYLSSVLSQIRIDALSEVTQRAWFQGLPPNDKSVVVQGLYKSMPKFFKPRLGMTKEEMMIFIEASSENPCSLYSSVCYSPQAEKVYKLCSPPADLHKVGTVVTPDNDIYIAGGQVPLKNTKTNHSKTSKLQTAFRTVNCFYWFDAQQNTWFPKTPMLFVRIKPSLVCCEGYIYAIGGDSVGGELNRRTVERYDTEKDEWTMVSPLPCAWQWSAAVVVHDCIYVMTLNLMYCYFPRSDSWVEMAMRQTSRSFASAAAFGDKIFYIGGLHIATNSGIRLPSGTVDGSSVTVEIYDVNKNEWKMAANIPAKRYSDPCVRAVVISNSLCVFMRETHLNERAKYVTYQYDLELDRWSLRQHISERVLWDLGRDFRCTVGKLYPSCLEESPWKPPTYLFSPDGTEEFELEGEMVALPPV, from the exons AGCCATGTTCATGAGTGGACTAAGTGAAAGCAAACAGACACACGTACACCTGAGGAATGTGGATGCAGCCACCTTACAGATAATAATAACTTACGCATACACGGGTAACTTGGCAATGAATGACAGCACTGTAGAACAGCTTTATGAAACAGCTTGCTTTCTGCAG GTAGAAGATGTGTTGCAACGTTGTCgagaatatttaattaaaaaaattaatgcagaGAATTGTGTTCGACTGTTGAGTTTTGCTGATCTGTTCAGTTGTGAGGAATTAAAACAAAGTGCTAAAAGAATGGTGGAACACAAGTTCACTGCTGTGTATCACCAGGAAGCGTTCATGCAGCTGTCACATGACCTACTGATAGACATTCTCAGTAGTGACAATTTAAATGTAGAAAAGGAGGAGACAGTTCGCGAAGCTGCTATGTTGTGGCTAGAGTACAACACAGAATCACGATCCCAGTATTTGTCTTCAGTTCTTAGCCAAATCAGAATTGATGCACTTTCAGAAGTAACACAGAGAGCTTGGTTTCAAGGTCTACCACCCAATGATAAGTCTGTGGTGGTTCAAGGTCTGTATAAGTCCATGCCCAAGTTTTTCAAACCAAGACTTGGAATGACTAAAGAGGAGATGATGATTTTCATTGAAGCATCTTCGGAAAATCCTTGTAGTCTTTACTCTTCTGTCTGTTACAGCCCCCAAGCAGAAAAAGTTTACAAGCTGTGCAGCCCCCCAGCTGATTTGCATAAGGTTGGGACTGTTGTAACTCCCGATAATGATATCTATATAGCAGGTGGTCAAGTTCctctgaaaaacacaaaaacaaatcaCAGTAAAACAAGCAAACTTCAGACTGCCTTCAGAACTGTGAATTGCTTTTATTGGTTTGATGCACAGCAAAATACTTGGTTTCCAAAGACTCCAATGCTTTTCGTCCGCATAAAGCCATCTTTGGTTTGCTGTGAAGGCTATATCTATGCAATTGGAGGAGATAGTGTAGGTGGAGAACTTAATCGGAGGACCGTAGAAAGATATGACACTGAGAAGGATGAGTGGACAATGGTAAGCCCTTTACCTTGTGCTTGGCAGTGGAGTGCAGCAGTTGTGGTTCATGACTGCATTTATGTGATGACACTGAACCTCATGTACTGTTATTTTCCAAGGTCTGATTCATGGGTAGAAATGGCCATGAGACAGACTAGCAGGTCTTTTGCTTCAGCTGCAGCTTTTGGTGATAAAATTTTCTATATTGGAGGGTTGCACATTGCTACGAATTCTGGCATAAGACTCCCCTCCGGCACTGTAGATGGGTCTTCAGTAACTGTGGAAATTTATGATGTGAATAAAAATGAGTGGAAAATGGCAGCCAACATCCCTGCTAAGAGGTACTCGGACCCCTGTGTTAGAGCTGTTGTAATCTCaaattctctgtgtgtgtttatgcGAGAAACCCACTTAAATGAGAGAGCTAAGTATGTCACCTACCAATATGATCTGGAACTTGACCGGTGGTCTCTGCGGCAGCATATATCTGAACGTGTACTGTGGGACCTAGGGAGAGATTTTCGATGCACTGTGGGGAAGCTGTATCCATCCTGCCTTGAAGAATCTCCATGGAAACCACCAACGTATCTTTTTTCACCGGATGGGACAGAGGAGTTTGAACTGGAAGGAGAAATGGTTGCACTACCACCTGTCTAG